Within the Clostridiales bacterium genome, the region TCTTTTGCCGGAGTGCATAAACTATTATTTTAAGATAATAAGCAAGGGTACGGAGGCTGAAAATGCATGCATCGTGATAGAAAAACTTCCTCTCAAAGTAAAATGCATTGATTGCGGCGGGGAATCCGAAATAGCTGTAAACAACTTCAGGTGTCCGATATGCAGCAGCCAGAATCTAAAGATAATACAGGGAAATGAATTCTATATAGATAGTATGGAGGTCGAATGAAATGGAAATAAAGGTTGTAAGGCAGATAATGGAATGGAATGAAGACTGTAATGAAGAGTTAAAAGCTATTTTTAAGGAAAACAAGGTATTCGTCATAAACTTAATGGGTTCTCCGGGAGCAGGAAA harbors:
- the hypA gene encoding hydrogenase maturation nickel metallochaperone HypA; translation: MHELSVTENILKIAVDEAKKRKLKNILKINIRMGVLSDLLPECINYYFKIISKGTEAENACIVIEKLPLKVKCIDCGGESEIAVNNFRCPICSSQNLKIIQGNEFYIDSMEVE